The Burkholderia pyrrocinia genomic sequence GGGATCAGCGCCTGCGCGAGGTGATGCAGCCGCACGCGATCGAAGCGGCCGAGCATCAGCGTGGCGCCGGCCAGCAGCACCAGCAGCGCCGTGCCGTACACGAGCCCCGTGCCGACGATATAGCTGACGATCAGCCCGCCGTCGAGCCAGGAGAACACGTCGTTGCGATCCGGATAATGCGTGAGCAGGAACCAAGGCGCGTTGGTTTCGAGCGGCCAGGTGATGTCACGGTCGATCAGCCAGCCCGCGAGCCATTGCTTGATCTGCACGAACCACGGACTGACGGTCCAGTGGAACGCGCCGATCGCAACGCCGAGCAGGCCGTACAGGATCAGCGCGGTATCCCACGGGTTCGCCTGTTGCGCGCCGAGGTTCACGACCTCGTCGGACGGCGAGCGCGACGACAGCGAGATCGCGTCGCGGTGCCCGCTGCAGCGGCCGCACATATGGCACGCCGCGGCGCCCTTCATGCTGCGCAACGGCACGAGCGGCGCGCAGTTGATCGGAATCACGCGATGGCCATGCTCGCCATTCTTGTACGAACGGCGCCATGCATCCTCGTCGACCTTGTAGCGCATCGGCGCGAGCCGCGCGAGCAGCCCGAATACGCCGTTGACCGGGCACAGGTACTTGCACCACACGCGCTTCTCGCGGCCGTACAGCACGCCGATCACGATCGCGCCGACGGTCGAGCCGCCGAGCACGAACAGCACCGCGAGCGGGTACTGGTACACGCTCACCATCTGCCCGTAGATCGTCGTGATCCCGAACGCGACAAACGGCCAGCCGCCCCACCGAATCCAGCGCGGAATCGAGCCGCCGCGGCCGAACTTGCTCGCGTATTCGGTGAGTGCACCTTCCGGGCACAGCACGCCGCACCAGACGCGGCCGAGCATCACCATCGACAGCAGCACGAACGGCCACCAGATGCCCCAGAACGCGAATTGCGCGATCAGCGTCAGGTTGTTCCACAGATGCGCGGAATCGTCCGGCAGCGGCAACACCGCCGGCACGATGATCAGGAACGCGTAGACGGCGACGACGCCCCACTGGATGCCGCGGATCAGCGCACCGTGGCGCTGCATCCACTGGCCGGCCTGCGCGAGCCAGCCCGGCTTGGCTGCGGCGACA encodes the following:
- a CDS encoding 4Fe-4S binding protein, whose protein sequence is MSVVAAAKPGWLAQAGQWMQRHGALIRGIQWGVVAVYAFLIIVPAVLPLPDDSAHLWNNLTLIAQFAFWGIWWPFVLLSMVMLGRVWCGVLCPEGALTEYASKFGRGGSIPRWIRWGGWPFVAFGITTIYGQMVSVYQYPLAVLFVLGGSTVGAIVIGVLYGREKRVWCKYLCPVNGVFGLLARLAPMRYKVDEDAWRRSYKNGEHGHRVIPINCAPLVPLRSMKGAAACHMCGRCSGHRDAISLSSRSPSDEVVNLGAQQANPWDTALILYGLLGVAIGAFHWTVSPWFVQIKQWLAGWLIDRDITWPLETNAPWFLLTHYPDRNDVFSWLDGGLIVSYIVGTGLVYGTALLVLLAGATLMLGRFDRVRLHHLAQALIPIAGAGVFLGLSATTLSLLRAEHVPLGWATDVRIAILVGANAWSAWLAWKVTGRYAAWPRRLAAFAWFAVGLAVVDSAWWLMFWGF